One window from the genome of Populus alba chromosome 15, ASM523922v2, whole genome shotgun sequence encodes:
- the LOC118058324 gene encoding calcium-dependent protein kinase 10, protein MGNCNTCVRPDTTTEDINEHQTRNKKSKNHKKSNPYSEDYPHDQTTTNNRSSPAPIRVLKDSSVSLSHRLRISDKYILGRELGRGEFGITFLCTDRETKESLACKSISKRKLRTAVDIEDVRREVAIMSTLPEHPNIVKLRATYEDYENVHLVMELCEGGELFDRIVARGHYSERAAAHVVRTIAEVVRMCHANGVIHRDLKPENFLFANKKENSVLKAIDFGLSVLFKPGERFSEIVGSPYYMAPEVLRRNYGPEVDVWSAGVILYILLCGVPPFWAETEQGVALAILRGVIDFKREPWPQISENAKSLVRQMLEPDPSKRLNAQQVLEHPWLQNAKKAPNVPLGDIVRTRLKQFSMMNRFKKRALRVIAEHLSVEEVEVIRDMFALMDTDNDGKVTYEELRTGLRKVGSQLAEPEIKMLMEVADVDGNGVLDYGEFVAVTIHLQKMENDEHFRRAFMFFDKDGNGYIELDELREALADEYGETDDDVLNDIMREVDTDKDGCISYEEFVAMMKAGTDWRKASRQYSRERFKSLSLNLMKDGSLHLHDALTGQSVAV, encoded by the exons ATGGGAAACTGTAACACTTGTGTAAGACCAGACACCACAACAGAAGACATCAACGAACACCAAAccagaaacaaaaaatcaaaaaaccacAAAAAGTCAAATCCTTACTCAGAAGACTACCCCCACGACCAAACCACCACCAACAACCGATCATCACCGGCTCCGATCCGAGTCCTAAAGGACTCATCAGTCTCACTTAGCCACCGCCTTCGTATCTCCGACAAGTACATACTCGGCCGTGAACTGGGTCGTGGAGAATTCGGCATCACGTTCCTGTGTACGGACAGAGAGACTAAAGAATCATTAGCATGCAAGTCAATTTCGAAGAGGAAATTGAGGACTGCTGTGGACATAGAGGATGTTAGGAGAGAAGTGGCAATCATGTCTACTTTGCCTGAGCATCCAAACATTGTTAAATTGAGAGCTACGTATGAGGATTATGAAAATGTGCATTTAGTTATGGAATTGTGTGAAGGAGGTGAGCTTTTCGATAGGATAGTGGCTAGAGGGCATTATAGTGAGAGAGCTGCGGCCCATGTGGTCAGAACCATTGCTGAAGTTGTTAGGATGTGTCATGCTAATGGGGTAATACATAGAGATTTGAAGCctgagaattttttatttgctaataAGAAGGAGAATTCTGTTCTTAAGGCTATTGATTTCGGCTTGTCTGTGCTTTTTAAGCCAG GGGAGAGGTTTTCAGAGATAGTGGGCAGTCCATATTATATGGCGCCAGAGGTGTTGAGGAGGAATTATGGACCAGAGGTTGACGTGTGGAGTGCCGGagttattctttatattttgttatgtgGGGTTCCTCCATTTTGGGCAG AGACTGAGCAGGGTGTTGCTCTTGCCATTTTGAGAGGGGTGATTGATTTTAAGAGGGAACCATGGCCTCAGATTTCAGAGAATGCTAAAAGTCTTGTTCGACAGATGTTGGAGCCAGATCCCAGTAAGCGCTTGAATGCTCAACAGGTTCTTG AACATCCCTGGTTACAAAATGCGAAGAAAGCTCCAAATGTCCCATTAGGAGATATTGTGAGGACAAGGCTCAAGCAGTTCTCTATGATGAATAGATTTAAGAAGAGAGCATTGCGG GTAATTGCGGAACACTTATCTGTTGAAGAGGTTGAAGTAATCAGAGATATGTTTGCTTTGATGGATACTGACAATGATGGTAAAGTAACATATGAGGAACTGAGGACTGGTCTTCGGAAGGTTGGTTCACAACTGGCTGAACCAGAGATAAAGATGCTGATGGAAGTG gcAGATGTTGATGGGAACGGTGTACTGGACTATGGAGAGTTTGTGGCAGTCACAATTCACTTGCAGAAGATGGAAAATGATGAGCATTTCCGCAGGGCATTCATGTTTTTTGACAAGGATGGTAATGGATATATTGAATTAGATGAGTTACGAGAGGCATTAGCAGATGAATATGGGGAAACTGATGATGATGTGCTGAATGACATCATGCGTGAAGTCGACACTGACAAG gATGGTTGTATCAGCTATGAGGAGTTTGTTGCAATGATGAAAGCTGGAACTGATTGGAGAAAGGCATCACGACAGTATTCAAGGGAGAGGTTCAAGAGTTTGAGCCTTAACCTGATGAAAGATGGTTCATTGCATCTCCACGATGCGCTTACCGGTCAATCAGTTGCAGTCTAA